DNA from Deltaproteobacteria bacterium:
GGCAACCTTAAGCAGGGGGCAAATCACGGAACTGCGCGTCAGCTATGAAACAGGAACCACCTCGTACTGCCTCCCCGCCCGGTCGGAGACGTTTCAAAGTATGACCCGAAGATGGGGCAACCCCTTTCCTCACCCGGCGGATGGGTCATCCAACGAATCGCGGATGATTTTTGCGGCGCCTTTGAAAAACGGGATGGAAATTTTTGCCGGGGCCGAAACTTCACAAACCGCCTGCGAGGCGTTTCCCGGCGTACTCGGCCGCCGGAGCGTCATCGCCGGGGTGAATTTCTGATTTACACCTTGAACCGGATCGCTTTGGGAATAATTTCGAACAGGGCGGGGAGACGGCCGATGGTGTCGCCGTCGGTTTCCACATAAACGACATCTTTTTTATTCTTCAGATCCATCGCCACTTTTCGCGTTTTAAGGCTTTTCACCTGCGGCAGTTTGACATGGCCGCCAGTGTAGAGCCGCGGAAAAAAATTAAGCGTTTGAAGAAACGTCATTTTTTCAACGGCGACGACGTCAAATAATCCGTCATTCGGCCTCGCCATCGGGGCCGGCCTCATCCCCGACCCGAAGTGGGGACCGTTGGCGACGAGAATCATGAGTGGCTCCACTTCCTCGCGTTCGCCGTCAGCAGAATAAAAAACCGGCGCCGGCCTGTATTCCAGAAGGCCGCGCACGGAACCGTAGACATAGGCCCCCTTCGACCCGAAGATCCACGGCGCATGGTTGGACCAGTAGTCCACCCGTCCCACAATGCCGGCGCTGGCGATATTCACGAAGTAGCGGACCGTTTTTTTGCCGGATGAATCTCTGCAAGTCGCCTTTCCGATATCGACAACCGATGTTTTGCGGTTTTGCAAACGGGCCGCGAAATTGCGGGGGTCTCGCGGGATTTTAAAATAGCGGGCGAAATCGCTCCCCGTGCCAAACGGCAAGATCCCCAGCGCCGCCTTTGGGTTGACCGCCTTGTCGTTCCAAATAAAACCGTTGAGGCAGTTGGAGAGCGTGCCGTCCCCCCCCACGGCCACGATCAGATCGAAGCCTTCCTTTAACGCGCAACGAACGGCCTCTTCGCCGTCGCGCGGTGTCCGCGTGAGATGATGGGCCACCGGCCCCAAATCCCTGGAGAGGAGGTTTTGGATATCCGGCCAGTCACGGCCAAGCCTTCCCCGTCCGGCGGCCGGGTTGACAATAAAAAAAGGACGAAAAGTTCTCATAGGCAACACCTTGGGTCTCGGGGGAGGTTCTTGAGATTCCGTCGGCTGTTTGAGCGCACCTTAATGTCCATCGCGAACCGGAACAAACCAAGCGAGAATCGATAATTCAAGTGGCGATCAAACAGACCGCGAGTTCCGACGGAATCGAAAGAAATCCCCCGAGACCCAAGGCGTCAAATGTATAGCCGGCTT
Protein-coding regions in this window:
- a CDS encoding diacylglycerol kinase family lipid kinase, translating into MRTFRPFFIVNPAAGRGRLGRDWPDIQNLLSRDLGPVAHHLTRTPRDGEEAVRCALKEGFDLIVAVGGDGTLSNCLNGFIWNDKAVNPKAALGILPFGTGSDFARYFKIPRDPRNFAARLQNRKTSVVDIGKATCRDSSGKKTVRYFVNIASAGIVGRVDYWSNHAPWIFGSKGAYVYGSVRGLLEYRPAPVFYSADGEREEVEPLMILVANGPHFGSGMRPAPMARPNDGLFDVVAVEKMTFLQTLNFFPRLYTGGHVKLPQVKSLKTRKVAMDLKNKKDVVYVETDGDTIGRLPALFEIIPKAIRFKV